DNA from Oryzisolibacter sp. LB2S:
GAGCTGACACACAACCTACATCCGCGCCCAAAATCCATGTATACGCAGTCCCCGCACAACACGTCTGCTGCATTGCAATAGAATTTTGGGTTGTCCGCCTTCGGCAATTACAACGCAGTTACATCCACGAAAGCACCCACCATGACAGAGCCAGTCAAGAAAAAGCGGCCCGAATTCCGCAACCTCAACCTTTTCAGTGATGTGCGCACGTACCGCATGCCGCCGGCCGCGATCGTGTCCATCCTGCACCGCGCAAGCGGCGTGTTGATGCTGGTGCTGCTGCCCTTCATCATCTGGATGTTCGACACATCGCTGTCGTCGGAATACTCGTTCGCGCGCTTCGTCGCAGCCTTCGACGGCCAAGGCATGTTTCCCGGCTGGTTCGTCAAGCTCGTGGCCCTGGCGCTGATCTGGGCCTTCCTGCACCACCTCGGCGCAGGCCTGCGCCACCTGGTGCTGGACGTGACGCACAAGACGACCAAGGAATTCGGCCGCAGCTCGGCCATGGCCACCTTCGTCTTCAGCCTCGTGCTCACCGTGCTGCTCGGCGCCAAGCTGTTCGGCCTGTACTGATCTGATCGAAATCAAGGAGTAACCACATGGCTGCAACCTACGGCTACAAGCGCACCGTGGTCGGTGCACATTACGGCTGGCGCGACTTCGTCGTGCAGCGCATCACCGCGGTGCTGATCACCCTGTTCACGCTGCTGCTGCTGGCCAAGGTGCTGCTGATCCAGGGCCCCATCGGCTACGACAGCTGGGCCGCGATCTTTGCACCGCAGTGGATGAAGGCGCTGACCTTCTCCGTCATCGTCGCGCTGATCTGGCACGCCTGGGTCGGTGTCTGCAGCGTGCTGTACGACTATGCCAAGCCGGCCGGCTTTCGCCTCTTCCTGCAGTCGCTGGCTGCGCTGTGGCTGGTGAGCTGTGGTGGCTGGGCCATTCAGGTGCTGTGGCGCCTGTAAGCCGATCGGATCACCTGATTTGAGAACCCCTCGTACCGAATTCCCACGACCATGAGTTACACCAAAAAAGATATCGCCGTCCGCAAGTTCGATGTAGTCATCGTCGGCGCCGGCGGCTCGGGCATGCGCGCCTCGCTCGAACTCTCGCGCGCCGGCCTGTCCGTCGCCTGCCTGACCAAGGTCTTCCCCACGCGCTCGCACACCGTGGCCGCCCAGGGCGGCGTGTCGGCATCCCTCGGCAACATGAACGAGGACAACTGGCACTACCACTTCTACGACACCATCAAGGGCGGCGACTGGCTGTCCGACCAGGACGCCGTGGAGTTCATGTGCCGCGAGGCGCCCAACGTCGTCATCGAGCTCGAACATTTCGGCATGCCGTTCGACCGCAACCCCGACGGCACGATCTACCAGCGCCCCTTCGGCGGCCACACGGCCAACTACGGCGAAAAGCCCGTGCAGCGCGCCTGCGCCGCGGCCGACCGTACCGGCCATGCCATGCTGCACACGCTGTACCAGAAGAACGTCGAGTCCAAGACCAACTTCTTCGTCGAGTGGATGGCTCTGGACCTGATCCGCAACAGCGCCGGCGACGTCGTGGGCGTAACCGCACTGGAACTCGAGACCGGCGATCTGTACGAGCTGCACGCCAAGGCCGTGCTGCTGGCCACGGGCGGCGCGGGCCGCATCTTTGCCGCATCGACCAACGCCTTCATCAACACCGGCGACGGTCTGGGCATGGCGGCGCGCGCCGGCATTCCGCTGCAGGATCTGGAGTTCTGGCAGTTCCACCCCACCGGCGTGGCCGGCGCGGGCGTGCTGCTGACCGAAGGCTGCCGCGGCGAGGGCGCCATTCTGCTCAACAGCAACGGCGAACGCTTCATGGAGCGCTATGCGCCCACCTTGAAGGACCTGGCTCCGCGTGACTTCGTGTCCCGCTCGATGGACCAGGAGATCAAGGAAGGCCGTGGCTGCGGTCCGAACAAGGACTACATCCTGATGAAGCTCGACCACCTGGGTGCGGACACCATCAGGAAGCGCCTGCCCTCGGTGGAAGAAATTGGCCACAACTTCGCCAACGTGGACATCACCAAGGAGCCCATCCCCGTCGTGCCCACCATTCACTACCAGATGGGCGGTATCCCGACCAACATCCACGGCCAGGTCGTGACCTGGGACGGCGAGAAGAGCAATGTCGTCAACGGTCTGTACGCCGTGGGCGAATGCGCCGCGGTGTCGGTGCACGGCGCCAACCGCCTGGGCACCAACTCGCTGCTCGATCTGCTGGTCTTCGGCAAGTCCGCCGGCAAGCACATCGTCGAGTTCGTGAAGAACTTCGGTGACCACCACGAAGTTCCGGCCGACGCCAGCGACCGCACCCTGGCCCGCCTGAACAAGCTCGAAGAGTCCACGGACGGCCTGTACGCGCAGGACCTGGGCAACCAGATCCGCCAGACCATGCAGCAGCATGCGGGCGTGTTCCGCACGCAAAAGGGCATGGACGAAGGCGTGGTCAAGATCGCCGCCATCCGCGAGAAGGTGAGCCAGCTCACGCTCAAGGACAAGTCGCGCGTCTGGAACACCGCGCGCATGGAGGCGCTCGAGATCCACAACATGATCGAGGTGGCGCAGGCCACGATGGTGTCGGCCGCCGCACGTCACGAATGCCGTGGCGCACACACGGTGTACGACTACGAGCACCCTGCCGACCACCCGACCGCACCGCTGGGCCGTGACGACGCCAACTGGCTCAAGCACACCCTGTGGGACAGCGCCACCAACAGCCTGAGCTACAAGCCGGTGACGATGAAGCCTCTGACGGTGGACAGCATTCCCCCGAAGGTTCGCACGTTCTAAGCCTGCGCAGTCCCACGAAAGAAACACACCATGCAACGCACTTTCAAGATCTATCGCTACGACCCGGACAAGGACGCCAAGCCCTACATGCAGACCGTGCAGATCGAGCTCGACGGCCATGAGCGCATGCTGCTGGACGCGCTGGTCAAGCTCAAGGCTCAGGACCCGAGCATCTCGTTCCGTCGTTCCTGCCGCGAGGGCGTGTGCGGCTCGGACGCGATGAACATCAACGGCAAGAACGGCCTGGCCTGCCTGACCAACATGAACACGCTCAAGGGTGACATCATCCTCAAGCCCCTGCCCGGGCTGCCGGTGATTCGCGACCTGATCGTGGACATGACGCAGTTCTTCAACCAGTACCACTCGATCAAGCCCTACCTGCAGAACGAGACGCCCACGTCGCCGAGCAAGGAGCGCCTGCAGTCGCCCGAGGAGCGAGAGGAGCTCGACGGCCTGTACGAGTGCATTCTGTGCGCGAGCTGCTCGACGAGCTGCCCGAGCTTCTGGTGGAACCCCGACAAGTTCGTCGGCCCCGCAGGCCTGCTGCAGGCCTACCGCTTCATCGCCGACAGCCGCGACCAGGCAACGGCCGAGCGCCTGGACAACCTGGAAGACCCGTACCGCCTGTTCCGCTGCCACACCATCATGAACTGTGTGGACGTCTGCCCCAAGGGCCTCAAGCCCGCCGCCGCCATCAGCAAGATCAAGGAGCTGATGGTGCGCCGCGCCATCTGAGGCAGCAATGTCGCAAGACGCACTGCTCGACGAACGCGAAGTCTCCATCCTGCGCTGGCGCAGCCGGCGCGGGCTGGTGGAGAACGATCTGTTCATCGAGCGCTTCTTCGAGCGTCATGGCGCGCGCCTCACGGTGCGCGATGCTCACGCCATGACGCTGCTCATGAATCTGTCGGACAACGATCTGCTGGACCTGCTGCTCAGGCGCAAGGAACCCGAAGGCGAGATCGCCACCGACGACGTCAGGGCGGTACTGGCGCGCCTGCGCGAGCGCAGCTGACGCAGGGCGCACGCCAACACCCCCACACCGAGCAACCCAACCCAAGGAAACTGGAAATGAAACTGGCAGACAACAAAGCGACGCTATCGTTCAGCAACGGCAGCCCGAGCATCGAGCTTCCCGTGTACCAGGGCAGCATTGGCCCGGACGTCATCGACATCCGCAAGCTCTACGGCCAGTCGGGCATGTTCACCTATGACCCGGGTTTCCTGTCCACCGCATCCTGCCAGTCGGCCATCACCTACATCGATGGCGACAAGGGCGAACTGCTGTACCGCGGCTACCCCATCGAACAACTGGCCACCAAGTGCGACTACCTCGACACCTGCTACCTGCTGCTCAAGGGCGAGCTGCCCAACGCCACCGAGCGTGACGACTTCCACAAGCTGGTGCTCAAGCACACCATGGTGCACGAGCAGATGCAGTTCTTCCTGCGCGGTTTCCGCCGCGATGCCCACCCGATGGCCGTGCTCACGGGCCTGATCGGCGCGCTGTCGGCCTTCTATCACGACAGCACCGACATCAACAACCCGCAGCATCGTGAGATTGCCGCCATCCGCCTGATCTCCAAGCTGCCCACCCTGGTGGCCATGGCCTACAAGTACGGCGTCGGCCAGCCCTTCATGTACCCGCGCAACGAGTTGTCCTACGCCGGCAACTTCCTGCACATGATGTTCGGCACGCCCTGCGAGGACTACAAGGTCAACCCGGTGCTCGAAAAGGCCCTGGACCGCATCTTCATCCTGCACGCCGACCACGAGCAGAACGCCTCCACCTCCACGGTGCGCCTGTGCGGCTCCTCGGGCACCAACCCGTTCGCGGCCATTGCCGCCGGTGTCGCCTGCCTGTGGGGCCCCGCCCACGGTGGCGCCAACGAGGCCTGCCTGAACATGCTCGAAGACATCCAGCGCAACGGCGGCATCGCCAAGGTGGGTGAATTCATGGAGCAGGTCAAGGACAAGAACAGCGGCGTCAAGCTCATGGGCTTTGGCCACCGGGTCTACAAGAACTACGACCCGCGCGCCAAGCTCATGCAGGAAACCTGCAACGAGGTGCTGGCCGAGCTGGGCCTGGAAAAGGACCCGCTGTTCGCCCTGGCCAAGCAGGTCGAGAAGATCGCCCTCGAGGACGACTACTTCGTGCAGCGCAAGCTCTACCCGAACGTGGACTTCTACTCGGGCATCGTGCAGCGCGCCATCGGTATCCCCGTCAGCCTGTTCACCGGCATCTTCGCTCTGGCCCGCACGGTGGGCTGGATCGCCCAGCTCAACGAGATGCTGGCCGACCCCGAGTACAAGATCGGCCGTCCGCGCCAGCTGTTCACGGGTTCGCCGCGCCGCGACGTGCCCTGAGCCCGGTCGCGCACCTGCCTTCGCGCAGGTGCTGCCCACACAAGCCCGCATGCAACACCTGCCTGCGGGCTTTTTTGTCGGTCCTGCACACCGCCAACACGGGGCCAACGCGGATCTGCAGGATGCGGCGCGGCCCCGGCGCTGTTACAGTCGTCCGGTTCCTGTGGCTGCAGAGCCCAAGCCGCGCGGCGCAGCCAGCGGACAACTCCATCCATGCATCAAGAAGGACTCTCTATGAAGTTTCGTTGGTTGGCCACCGTCACCGCCGCTGCCGCGCTGCTGGGCGGCGCAGTCCACGCAGATCAGCTTGCCGACATCAAGGCCAAGGGCGAGCTCGTGGTCGGCGTGCTCGGCACGGACGAGCCGCAGAGCTACATCGACCCCAAGACGCGCGAGCTCGTCGGCTACGAGGTCGATCTGGGCCGCGCCGTGGCGCAGAAGATCGGTGTGAAGCCCGTGTTCAAGCAGATCACGCTGGCCGCGCGCATCCCGGAGCTGCAGCAGGGCCATGTGGACCTGCTGGCCGCATCGCTCACGCACAACAAGGAGCGCGAGGCGCAGATCGACTTCTCCGTCACCACCTTCGTGACCAACCAGCAGGTCATGGTCAAGGCGGCGAGCCCCTTCAAGGACGTGCCTGACCTCGCCGGCAAGCGCGTGGCCACGGCCAAGGGCAGTTCGATGGAGGTCAACATCAAGAAGGCCGTGCCCACGGTCACGGTGATCTCGTTCGACACCTCGCCGCAGGCCCTCGTGGCCATGCAACAGGGCAAGGCCGTGGCCTTCGTCAACGAGGACCAGAGCCTGGCGCGCGCCCTGGTGGAGATGGGCGACCAGCGCAAGAACTACCGCCTGCTGCCGGCCAGCATCAGCACCGAATCGCTGGCACTGGGCATCAAGAAGGGCGAGACCGGCCTCAAGAAGGTGGTGGACGAGACCCTGCGCGAGCTCGAATCCAGCGGCAAGGCCAACGCCCTGTACGAGCAGTACTTCGGCGCCAAGAGCGCGCTCAAGATGGGCCCGCGCCGCTTCAAGATGGAAAGCGACCAGATCACCGAGTGAGAGGCTGTGAGTTTTTCCCCTATGCCCGCCTTGCACGCCAAAACACCCCCGCTCATCGTTGCAAATACTCGCCATAGCCCGAGCTATGGCTGCGTTTTGCGCCTCGATCGGGTGCGTTGTGGCGCGCCTTTCGGGCACGAGGGAAGTACTCACAACCTCTGAGCCTTTTCGGCTTCGGGCCGCGGGCACCCCAGCAACGGGCCTGCGGCCCTTTTTCATTGACCCATGATCCAATTCGACGCACAGATGCTGCTCTCGGGCCAGTACCACGACATGCTCGTGGCGGGCCTCAAGATGTCGCTGCAGTACCTGTTCTACGGCCTGTGCCTGTCGCTGCCGCTCGGCCTGCTGATTGCGCTGTTCCGGCTGTCGCCGTTCGCATGGCTGCGCGCCCTGGGCGCGAGCTACGTGGAGGTGGTGCGCAGCATTCCGCTGCTGGCGCACATGCTGTTCTGGTACTTCGGCGTGCCCGAGATGCTGCCCGCCGCGCTCAAGGAGGCGCTGTACGAAGGGCCCGTGGAGTCCATCTGCGCGGTGCTGGCGATCAGCGTGTACACGGCCGCCTACATGGCCGAGGACATACGCAGCGGCATCCGCGCCGTGCCGCCGGTGCAGCTGGAAGCGGCGCGCAGCATTGGCCTGAGCTATCTGCAGGCCATGCGCCTCGTCATCCTGCCGCAGGCGCTGCGCCTCACAGTGCCGCCGCTGATCTCGCAGACGCTCAACCTCTGGAAGGGCACGTCGATTGCCACCGTCATCGGCGCGGCCGAGCTCATGTACCAGGTGGGCCAGGTGGAGAGCCAGTCGTTTCGCAGCTTCGAGGCCTTTGCCTTTGCCAGCGTGGCCTATCTGGGGGTCTCGCTCATCATCACCGGCCTGGCGAGCTGGTTCCAGCACCGCTATCCGGTGCGCACCATGTAGGGCCGCGCCATGCTCGAGCTGATAGACAAGTACTGGCTGTACTTCCTGGTGGGGCAGTACCCGAGTGGCCCGCTGGGGGGCCTGGCCCTCACGCTGATTCTGGCCGTCATGGGCCTGCTGCTGTCGCTGCCGCTGGGCCTCGCGCTGGGGTTGATGCGCGTCTCGCCCTGGGCCTGGCTGCGCCTGCCGGTCACGGGCTTCGTCTACCTGGTGCGCGGCATTCCGCTCCTGATGGTCGTGTTCTGGGCCTATTTCTTCCTGCCCAGCATCACGGGGGTGAAGACCAACCAGTTCTGGACCATGCTGATCGCACTCGTGGTGTTCGACGCCGCCTACCTGGCAGAGATCGTGCGCGCCGGCATCCAGGGCCTGCCCAGGGGGCAGATGGAATGCGCGCGCTCGCTCGGCCTGCCCTACCTC
Protein-coding regions in this window:
- the sdhC gene encoding succinate dehydrogenase, cytochrome b556 subunit; protein product: MTEPVKKKRPEFRNLNLFSDVRTYRMPPAAIVSILHRASGVLMLVLLPFIIWMFDTSLSSEYSFARFVAAFDGQGMFPGWFVKLVALALIWAFLHHLGAGLRHLVLDVTHKTTKEFGRSSAMATFVFSLVLTVLLGAKLFGLY
- the sdhD gene encoding succinate dehydrogenase, hydrophobic membrane anchor protein; the protein is MAATYGYKRTVVGAHYGWRDFVVQRITAVLITLFTLLLLAKVLLIQGPIGYDSWAAIFAPQWMKALTFSVIVALIWHAWVGVCSVLYDYAKPAGFRLFLQSLAALWLVSCGGWAIQVLWRL
- the sdhA gene encoding succinate dehydrogenase flavoprotein subunit; amino-acid sequence: MSYTKKDIAVRKFDVVIVGAGGSGMRASLELSRAGLSVACLTKVFPTRSHTVAAQGGVSASLGNMNEDNWHYHFYDTIKGGDWLSDQDAVEFMCREAPNVVIELEHFGMPFDRNPDGTIYQRPFGGHTANYGEKPVQRACAAADRTGHAMLHTLYQKNVESKTNFFVEWMALDLIRNSAGDVVGVTALELETGDLYELHAKAVLLATGGAGRIFAASTNAFINTGDGLGMAARAGIPLQDLEFWQFHPTGVAGAGVLLTEGCRGEGAILLNSNGERFMERYAPTLKDLAPRDFVSRSMDQEIKEGRGCGPNKDYILMKLDHLGADTIRKRLPSVEEIGHNFANVDITKEPIPVVPTIHYQMGGIPTNIHGQVVTWDGEKSNVVNGLYAVGECAAVSVHGANRLGTNSLLDLLVFGKSAGKHIVEFVKNFGDHHEVPADASDRTLARLNKLEESTDGLYAQDLGNQIRQTMQQHAGVFRTQKGMDEGVVKIAAIREKVSQLTLKDKSRVWNTARMEALEIHNMIEVAQATMVSAAARHECRGAHTVYDYEHPADHPTAPLGRDDANWLKHTLWDSATNSLSYKPVTMKPLTVDSIPPKVRTF
- a CDS encoding succinate dehydrogenase iron-sulfur subunit, with product MQRTFKIYRYDPDKDAKPYMQTVQIELDGHERMLLDALVKLKAQDPSISFRRSCREGVCGSDAMNINGKNGLACLTNMNTLKGDIILKPLPGLPVIRDLIVDMTQFFNQYHSIKPYLQNETPTSPSKERLQSPEEREELDGLYECILCASCSTSCPSFWWNPDKFVGPAGLLQAYRFIADSRDQATAERLDNLEDPYRLFRCHTIMNCVDVCPKGLKPAAAISKIKELMVRRAI
- a CDS encoding succinate dehydrogenase assembly factor 2 — its product is MSQDALLDEREVSILRWRSRRGLVENDLFIERFFERHGARLTVRDAHAMTLLMNLSDNDLLDLLLRRKEPEGEIATDDVRAVLARLRERS
- the gltA gene encoding citrate synthase, with amino-acid sequence MKLADNKATLSFSNGSPSIELPVYQGSIGPDVIDIRKLYGQSGMFTYDPGFLSTASCQSAITYIDGDKGELLYRGYPIEQLATKCDYLDTCYLLLKGELPNATERDDFHKLVLKHTMVHEQMQFFLRGFRRDAHPMAVLTGLIGALSAFYHDSTDINNPQHREIAAIRLISKLPTLVAMAYKYGVGQPFMYPRNELSYAGNFLHMMFGTPCEDYKVNPVLEKALDRIFILHADHEQNASTSTVRLCGSSGTNPFAAIAAGVACLWGPAHGGANEACLNMLEDIQRNGGIAKVGEFMEQVKDKNSGVKLMGFGHRVYKNYDPRAKLMQETCNEVLAELGLEKDPLFALAKQVEKIALEDDYFVQRKLYPNVDFYSGIVQRAIGIPVSLFTGIFALARTVGWIAQLNEMLADPEYKIGRPRQLFTGSPRRDVP
- a CDS encoding transporter substrate-binding domain-containing protein — protein: MKFRWLATVTAAAALLGGAVHADQLADIKAKGELVVGVLGTDEPQSYIDPKTRELVGYEVDLGRAVAQKIGVKPVFKQITLAARIPELQQGHVDLLAASLTHNKEREAQIDFSVTTFVTNQQVMVKAASPFKDVPDLAGKRVATAKGSSMEVNIKKAVPTVTVISFDTSPQALVAMQQGKAVAFVNEDQSLARALVEMGDQRKNYRLLPASISTESLALGIKKGETGLKKVVDETLRELESSGKANALYEQYFGAKSALKMGPRRFKMESDQITE
- a CDS encoding amino acid ABC transporter permease produces the protein MIQFDAQMLLSGQYHDMLVAGLKMSLQYLFYGLCLSLPLGLLIALFRLSPFAWLRALGASYVEVVRSIPLLAHMLFWYFGVPEMLPAALKEALYEGPVESICAVLAISVYTAAYMAEDIRSGIRAVPPVQLEAARSIGLSYLQAMRLVILPQALRLTVPPLISQTLNLWKGTSIATVIGAAELMYQVGQVESQSFRSFEAFAFASVAYLGVSLIITGLASWFQHRYPVRTM
- a CDS encoding amino acid ABC transporter permease is translated as MLELIDKYWLYFLVGQYPSGPLGGLALTLILAVMGLLLSLPLGLALGLMRVSPWAWLRLPVTGFVYLVRGIPLLMVVFWAYFFLPSITGVKTNQFWTMLIALVVFDAAYLAEIVRAGIQGLPRGQMECARSLGLPYLKAMRCVVLPQALRNSLPSLVNQFISTIKETSLGYIIGLTEVSFIANQINTLAFTKPVEVFGILGLTYFILCFGLSRLAQWLERRLARQGRGATLSTKPAA